The following proteins are encoded in a genomic region of Nicotiana sylvestris chromosome 4, ASM39365v2, whole genome shotgun sequence:
- the LOC104220240 gene encoding ABC transporter G family member 25, whose amino-acid sequence MPVSSKETTTTMKTTTTLTGENKTNKDSQFSHSHDFPFLMSSSSYPITLKFMDVSYRIKLESKSSGGSNNLRKMFSNGPTSSSTDIENPTATIHDERTILNGITGMVSPGEILAVLGPSGSGKSTLLNGLAGRLQGHGNTGTILANNRKLSKPVLKRTGFVTQDDVLYPHLTVRETLIFCALLRLPNTLNRKDKIAVTDSVITELGLNKCEDTIIGNSFIRGVSGGERKRVSIAHEMLINPSLLILDEPTSGLDATAAYRLVSTLGSLAQKGKTIITSVHQPSSRVFQMFSSVLVLSEGRCLYFGKGNEAMNYFEAVGFSPSFPMNPADFLLDLANGVCQFDGVSEKERPNIKQTLVSSYNNLLAPKVKAACLDTTSIVPKEITYTCSSYKRTCTSSFSNWFNQFSILLQRGVKERRHETFNYLRVFQVIAASLLAGSMWWHSDYTDIQDRLGLLFFISIFWGVFPSFNAVFAFPQERAIFVKERASGMYTLSSYFMARIVGDLPMDLILPTLFLAITYWMTGLKPQLLPFLLTLLVLLSYVIVSQGLGLALGALIMDAKQASTVVTVTMLAFVLTGGFYVHKVPACLAWIKYISTTFYCYRLLINVQYGEGKEISDMLGCSHQGSDRASCKFIEQDINGQIHPSASLGILLIMFVGYRLIAYLALRRIRA is encoded by the exons ATGCCTGTTTCAAGcaaagaaacaacaacaacaatgaagaCTACAACAACACTAACAGgagaaaataaaacaaacaaagacTCTCAGTTTTCGCATTCTCATGACTTCCCTTTTCTCATGTCTTCCTCTTCTTATCCTATCACCCTTAAG TTCATGGACGTGAGTTATAGGATAAAACTGGAGAGCAAATCAAGTGGGGGAAGCAACAACTTAAGAAAGATGTTTTCAAATGGGCCCACATCATCTTCGACCGATATCGAGAATCCAACAGCCACGATTCATGACGAACGTACAATCTTGAATGGGATTACAGGAATGGTTTCACCGGGTGAAATCCTAGCCGTTCTTGGACCATCAGGGAGCGGAAAATCAACGCTCCTAAATGGACTTGCAGGAAGACTCCAAGGACACGGCAACACCGGAACAATCCTCGCGAATAACCGGAAACTCAGCAAACCGGTCTTAAAACGAACCGGATTCGTCACTCAAGACGACGTCCTTTACCCGCACTTGACGGTTCGAGAAACTCTAATTTTTTGCGCGCTGCTTCGGCTCCCTAACACGCTGAACCGGAAGGACAAAATCGCTGTGACCGACTCCGTGATCACCGAGTTAGGACTCAATAAATGTGAGGACACTATAATTGGGAACAGCTTCATACGTGGGGTCTCGGGTGGTGAAAGAAAACGAGTAAGTATAGCCCATGAAATGCTAATAAACCCGAGTTTACTCATACTGGATGAACCGACGTCCGGTTTAGACGCTACAGCGGCTTACCGGTTGGTTTCGACGCTAGGGTCCTTGGCGCAGAAGGGGAAGACCATAATTACGTCGGTTCACCAGCCGTCGAGCCGGGTTTTTCAAATGTTTAGCTCGGTTCTGGTTTTGTCGGAAGGGAGGTGTTTGTATTTTGGAAAAGGAAATGAAGCAATGAATTATTTCGAGGCGGTTGGATTTTCTCCATCTTTTCCCATGAATCCAGCGGATTTCCTCCTTGATCTCGCTAATG GGGTTTGCCAGTTTGATGGAGTAAGTGAGAAAGAAAGGCCTAATATAAAACAAACCTTGGTATCCTCTTATAACAACTTGTTAGCTCCCAAGGTAAAAGCAGCTTGTTTGGATACAACAAGCATAGTTCCTAAAGAAATAACCTATACTTGTTCAAGTTACAAAAGGACTTGCACAAGTAGCTTCTCCAATTGGTTCAATCAATTCAGCATTCTCCTTCAAAGAGGGGTAAAAGAAAGAAGGCATGAAACCTTCAATTATTTGAGAGTTTTTCAAGTAATAGCAGCTTCTCTCTTAGCTGGTTCTATGTGGTGGCATTCTGACTACACGGATATCCAGGACAGGCTTGGCCTCCTCTTCTTCATTTCCATTTTTTGGGGTGTTTTCCCATCGTTCAACGCTGTTTTCGCATTCCCTCAAGAACGTGCCATATTCGTCAAGGAAAGGGCTTCGGGTATGTACACACTCTCCTCCTATTTCATGGCACGAATCGTTGGAGATCTTCCCATGGACCTTATCTTGCCTACATTGTTCCTCGCCATAACGTATTGGATGACAGGGCTAAAGCCCCAACTCTTGCCATTCCTTTTGACACTGCTCGTCCTGCTGAGCTATGTGATTGTTTCACAAGGCCTCGGCTTAGCCCTTGGCGCCTTGATCATGGATGCTAAACAAGCTTCAACTGTGGTCACTGTCACGATGCTAGCATTCGTTCTAACAGGAGGGTTCTACGTGCATAAAGTGCCAGCTTGTTTAGCTTGGATTAAGTACATCTCGACCACATTTTACTGTTATCGACTACTTATTAATGTCCAGTATGGAGAAGGCAAGGAAATCTCAGACATGCTTGGCTGCTCACATCAAGGAAGTGATAGAGCTAGCTGCAAATTCATTGAACAAGATATCAATGGTCAAATTCATCCATCCGCGAGCCTTGGCATCCTCCTGATAATGTTCGTGGGATATCGATTAATTGCTTACCTTGCATTGAGGCGAATTCGAGCCTAA